One genomic region from Bactrocera tryoni isolate S06 chromosome 3, CSIRO_BtryS06_freeze2, whole genome shotgun sequence encodes:
- the LOC120772214 gene encoding isocitrate dehydrogenase [NAD] subunit 1, mitochondrial-like — protein MQFLRKLPVNLLKRINYRFIANIEVQGHDYEKNDLPPKFVKVLPPSKYGGEYFVTLLTGSSIIGKQGAHFIKHLFEVAKVPVTFEKIQLGPDENQYPMEYLQSVQRNRHAIHVDLQHDPDEKHKQLLLNNDLDLYVGIIHVNSIEGYKCRYPDVDMTVLMQNNAGNFSKLEYTPVPGMVETLKIVQQRYIKRYFNFVFHYAIEHRHEKVTFGHQELEFPLSDGMYNKIALEMYNEMKPNFEFELIPIHDLVRSIVMRPKRFDIICTTDRYGTFVASIASAVCGGASLFSSTERGDHHAVFKPLQTRLSVTTSNVLSPYGIVRACIDLLKYLGELDCAQVLYDELMTTMICRDIRTREFGGSDSGEYVICDIVNRLKCKHY, from the coding sequence ATGCAATTTCTTAGAAAATTACCAGTGAATCTACTTAAACGAATTAATTATCGATTCATCGCTAATATCGAAGTACAAGGTCACGATTACGAGAAAAACGATCTTCCCCCGAAATTTgtaaaagtgttgccaccttctAAATATGGCGGTGAATATTTTGTAACCCTACTAACGGGTTCATCGATCATCGGCAAGCAAGGTGCGCATTTCATCAAACATTTATTCGAGGTAGCTAAAGTTCCAGTGACGTTCGAAAAGATTCAATTGGGACCGGATGAAAACCAGTATCCCATGGAATATCTACAGTCGGTGCAACGCAATCGTCATGCAATACATGTTGACTTACAGCACGATCCCGACGAAAAACACAAACAACTGCTGCTCAACAACGATCTGGATTTGTATGTGGGTATAATACATGTGAATTCGATCGAGGGTTACAAATGTAGATACCCAGATGTGGATATGACGGTATTGATGCAGAATAATGCAGGTAACTTCTCGAAATTGGAATACACACCAGTACCGGGTATGGTGGAGACACTGAAAATTGTGCAGCAACGATATATTAAACGCTATTTCAACTTTGTGTTCCATTATGCCATTGAACATCGCCATGAGAAAGTCACTTTTGGTCACCAAGAATTGGAATTTCCACTCTCTGACGGAATGTACAATAAGATTGCCTTGGAAATGTATAATGAAATGAAGccgaattttgaatttgaattaattCCGATCCACGATTTGGTGCGCAGTATTGTGATGAGACCTAAACGTTTCGACATAATCTGTACCACCGATCGATATGGGACCTTTGTCGCATCCATAGCAAGTGCAGTTTGTGGGGGTGCCAGTTTGTTTAGTTCTACTGAGCGTGGCGACCATCATGCTGTTTTTAAGCCTCTGCAGACCCGCCTGTCCGTAACTACTTCCAATGTGCTTAGTCCTTATGGAATTGTACGCGCTTGcattgatttattaaaatatttggggGAATTGGATTGCGCCCAAGTACTTTACGATGAACTAATGACGACGATGATTTGTCGCGATATTAGAACGAGAGAGTTCGGTGGCTCAGACTCGGGCGAATATGTCATTTGCGATATTGTTAATCGATTGAAATGCAAACACTATTGA